The following are from one region of the Paenibacillus sp. JZ16 genome:
- a CDS encoding DUF4317 domain-containing protein yields the protein MNKKEVANIRKQFKLDHDLMNIYDILNVYITKETNEIYHWERLPFELVDREKQELYMGNFKKLLTGELDQKLFELRFQEAAEEPAQVMLHQALVSGDPEEWQDLMLMLVDRMLKDAQYERDMVVTFVRGQYYLPTKARNDEAEESEKNEVFAHPFILCSVNSTEKQRKTLLFDYVEREFKYNVIVDPIIKLSTPEQGFLYPSVTDNYSDVNRILYCTGKSNFPDPHFVEQVLNGERSVTALEERAIFEDIVKEVAGEQLDSATIAQVYEEINRVIEMNEETKEEEPPKLDYKDLERVLTASGVEDVTTEKVERAFETIVDNKNYEMKATSVMPKYTSKSIKIETKVATISISPQDLRYVKQVNFQGKRCIMIEVDEDVAIEGFTLASETLL from the coding sequence ATGAACAAAAAAGAAGTCGCCAATATACGCAAGCAATTTAAGCTGGATCACGATTTAATGAATATTTACGATATTCTCAATGTCTATATTACAAAGGAAACGAATGAAATCTACCACTGGGAGCGCCTGCCGTTCGAGCTGGTGGATCGGGAGAAGCAAGAGTTATACATGGGGAATTTCAAAAAACTGCTGACCGGCGAACTGGATCAAAAATTGTTCGAATTGAGGTTTCAGGAAGCAGCGGAGGAACCGGCGCAGGTCATGCTTCACCAAGCTCTTGTGTCGGGTGATCCGGAAGAATGGCAGGACTTGATGCTGATGCTGGTGGATCGAATGCTGAAGGATGCCCAATATGAGCGGGATATGGTGGTCACGTTCGTTCGGGGACAGTATTATTTGCCGACCAAGGCGAGAAACGATGAAGCGGAGGAGAGCGAGAAGAACGAGGTGTTCGCCCATCCGTTCATTTTATGCAGCGTGAATTCTACGGAGAAACAACGGAAGACGCTTTTGTTCGATTATGTGGAGCGGGAGTTCAAGTACAATGTCATTGTAGATCCGATTATCAAGTTAAGTACGCCGGAGCAAGGATTCCTGTACCCTAGCGTGACGGACAATTATTCGGATGTGAATCGTATTTTGTATTGTACGGGAAAATCGAATTTTCCGGATCCGCATTTTGTCGAACAGGTCTTGAACGGGGAAAGATCCGTGACGGCACTAGAAGAGCGAGCGATTTTCGAAGATATCGTCAAGGAAGTGGCCGGCGAACAGCTCGATTCAGCCACCATTGCCCAGGTGTACGAGGAAATCAACCGGGTGATCGAAATGAACGAAGAGACGAAGGAGGAAGAACCTCCGAAGCTGGATTATAAAGATCTCGAGCGTGTACTGACCGCAAGCGGCGTAGAGGACGTGACGACCGAGAAGGTGGAGCGGGCATTCGAAACCATCGTGGACAATAAGAACTATGAGATGAAAGCAACCAGCGTCATGCCGAAGTATACTTCCAAATCTATTAAGATCGAAACCAAGGTAGCTACGATTTCGATTAGCCCGCAGGATTTAAGGTATGTCAAACAGGTGAATTTCCAAGGTAAACGCTGCATCATGATTGAAGTCGACGAAGATGTCGCGATTGAAGGGTTTACGCTGGCTTCAGAGACGCTTTTATAG
- a CDS encoding MBL fold metallo-hydrolase codes for MKIQLIRNATLVVQYAGKKFLIDPFLGEKDAYPPFPNSLRQDRNNPLVGLPTSVDHIISNLDAVIVTHLHLDHWDDTAKEALPKDIKMFVQNEEDAAEVRNAGFQNVEVLQENSAFGDIRLVKTKGEHGRGEILQLAGHVCGVVFKHPNEKTLYIAGDTVWYEAVGEAIETHKPEIIVVNGGDNQFLQGGSLVMGKEDIYHVYKAAPEAKIISVHMEAVNHWTLSREELNIFTNEKGISSNVLIPNDGESYTF; via the coding sequence TTTTGGGAGAAAAAGATGCGTATCCGCCTTTCCCTAATTCGTTACGCCAAGATCGAAACAATCCTTTGGTTGGCTTGCCAACCTCGGTTGACCATATTATCAGCAACTTGGATGCTGTGATAGTCACTCATCTACATTTAGACCATTGGGACGATACGGCTAAAGAGGCGCTGCCAAAAGATATTAAAATGTTTGTACAAAACGAAGAAGACGCAGCAGAAGTCAGAAACGCCGGTTTTCAAAATGTAGAAGTGCTGCAAGAAAATTCAGCCTTTGGAGATATTCGATTAGTTAAAACTAAAGGCGAACACGGCAGAGGAGAAATATTACAACTTGCCGGACATGTGTGCGGTGTTGTCTTTAAGCACCCTAACGAGAAAACATTGTATATTGCTGGAGATACGGTTTGGTATGAAGCTGTTGGGGAAGCCATCGAAACACACAAACCGGAAATCATTGTTGTAAATGGGGGAGATAATCAATTCCTTCAAGGCGGATCTCTAGTAATGGGGAAAGAGGATATCTACCATGTTTATAAAGCCGCCCCTGAGGCGAAAATTATATCTGTCCATATGGAAGCAGTTAATCATTGGACATTATCGAGGGAAGAATTAAATATCTTTACTAACGAAAAAGGAATCTCCTCTAATGTTTTGATTCCAAATGACGGGGAATCCTACACGTTTTAG